From the genome of Natrinema marinum:
CCAGAAGTCCTACCGCTAAGGTGATCCACTCATGATGGTACCGGTCCGGTGTTTCACCTGTGGCAACGTCGTCGCCGAACACTGGGAAGAGTTCGACGAGCGAGCCAACGAGGGCGACGAGGACCCCGAGAAGGTTCTCGACGAACTCGGCGTCGACCGCTACTGCTGCCGGCGGATGCTCGTCAGTCACACCGACCTCGTCGACATCGTCTCCCCGTACCAGTAACCAATGCAACAGCAACAACACAACCGCTACGAAAAGGCACGCATCCTCGGCGCGCGAGCGCTGCAGGTCTCCTACGGCGCACCGGTGCTGATCGAGACCGAGCAGACCCAACCGATCCTCATCGCCGCCGAGGAGTACGACGCGGGCGTGCTGCCGTTTACCGTCAAGCGGGGGTACGACCGCAAATGACGCTCGTCACCGACGTTCGACTGCGTCGGATCCTCGACTC
Proteins encoded in this window:
- a CDS encoding DNA-directed RNA polymerase subunit N, with the translated sequence MMVPVRCFTCGNVVAEHWEEFDERANEGDEDPEKVLDELGVDRYCCRRMLVSHTDLVDIVSPYQ
- a CDS encoding DNA-directed RNA polymerase subunit K; this encodes MQQQQHNRYEKARILGARALQVSYGAPVLIETEQTQPILIAAEEYDAGVLPFTVKRGYDRK